The following are from one region of the Juglans regia cultivar Chandler chromosome 10, Walnut 2.0, whole genome shotgun sequence genome:
- the LOC109009975 gene encoding uncharacterized protein LOC109009975, producing MKRVMRFGKNSKLSSRYIGSFELDQIGPVAYRVALPLALVGVHNVFHISMLRKYVPDPMHIIDYEPPQIQEDMTYAEELVQILERKEQVLRTRTIPFVKVLWKNHVTSEASWALEEEMRDKYPQLFGGSFDNL from the coding sequence ATGAAAAGAgttatgagatttggaaagaaTAGCAAATTGAGCTCAAGATATATTGGGTCATTTGAACTTGACCAGATTGGACCGGTGGCTTATAGAGTAGCACTTCCACTGGCACTTGTGGGAGTGCATAATGTATTTCATATATCCATGTTGAGGAAATATGTTCCCGACCCGATGCACATTATTGACTATGAACCACCTCAGATTCAGGAGGATATGACTTATGCGGAAGAACTAGTTCAGATTTTGGAAAGGAAAGAGCAAGTGTTACGGACTCGAACTATTCCTTTTGTTAAAGTGTTGTGGAAGAATCATGTTACTAGTGAAGCTTCTTGGGCGTTGGAGGAAGAAATGCGAGATAAGTACCCACAACTCTTCGGTGGGAGTTTtgacaatttataa